A segment of the Spirochaetota bacterium genome:
GGCCTTACAAGCAGAAAACTCACTATATATGGCATATGAAATGTTACAAACTTTTAAAACTCTCAATGTAAAATGGAAAAATTTATACAATATTAATGACATATATCTTAGAATTGGTATTCATTGTGGAATTGCAACCGTGGGTAGTTTTGGACCGGAAGATCGTTTATCATTTACTGCCATAGGAAAAACCGTCAATATAGCTTCACGTTTGGAACAAGCCTGTACTGAAGACAGCATACTTATTAGCAATGATGTAAAGCAACTTATACCAGGTGTTGTTGTAACACAAGTACAGTCACTACAAATTCGGGGAATTGAACAACATATTGATGTGTATACAATAAATGAACCTTACTCATTAAACAAACCAACATGATTTATTTATAATCAGTTTTATTATAGTATAATTCTCTACCAAAACGTCTTCCCAAAATTTCGAAAAGTTCTTTGCGAACTAATACTCCACATACTTTCATTTCGCTATTTACAACTGCACATACAAATATGTTCTCATTTTTTATAAATTCTTCAGCTATTATATCTATCCTGGTATCAGAATACACATAATACAACGAGCTTACAAGGTCTG
Coding sequences within it:
- a CDS encoding adenylate/guanylate cyclase domain-containing protein; translation: ALQAENSLYMAYEMLQTFKTLNVKWKNLYNINDIYLRIGIHCGIATVGSFGPEDRLSFTAIGKTVNIASRLEQACTEDSILISNDVKQLIPGVVVTQVQSLQIRGIEQHIDVYTINEPYSLNKPT